From Rhinatrema bivittatum chromosome 5, aRhiBiv1.1, whole genome shotgun sequence, the proteins below share one genomic window:
- the CUL4A gene encoding cullin-4A isoform X3, whose amino-acid sequence MPALDMAEEGRQRKGNFSALAGHTNGLTKAAAASSSLGAKPGTSSSSSSKKLVIKNFKERPKLPDNYTQDTWLKLQEAVNAIESSTSIKYNLEELYQAVENLCSSKVSPTLYKQLRQVCEDHIKAQIHQFREDSLDSFLFLKKINRCWQDHCRQMIMIRSIFLFLDRTYVLQNSMLPSIW is encoded by the exons ATG CCGGCACTTGACATGGCCGAAGAGGGACGGCAGAGGAAAGGCAACTTTTCGGCCCTGGCCGGCCACACCAACGGACTGACGAAGGCGGCGGCGGCCTCCTCCTCGCTGGGCGCGAAGCCCGGGACGTCCTCGTCGTCGTCGTCAAAGAAATTAGTCATTAAAAATTTCAAAG AGAGACCTAAATTGCCTGATAATTACACTCAGGATACATGGCTGAAACTTCAGGAAGCAGTGAATGCCATAGAGAGTAGCACTTCAATTAAATACAACTTAGAAGAGCTGTACCAA GCTGTTGAAAATCTCTGTTCTTCTAAAGTGTCTCCCACGCTGTACAAGCAGCTGCGTCAAGTCTGCGAAGATCATATCAAAGCCCAGATTCATCAGTTCAGAGA AGATTCGCTGGACagctttttatttttgaagaagaTAAATAGATGCTGGCAAGACCACTGCAGACAAATG ATCATGATTAGAAGCATTTTCTTGTTTTTGGATCGTACCTATGTACTTCAGAATTCAATGCTTCCATCCATATGGTAG